Proteins from one Oryza sativa Japonica Group chromosome 12, ASM3414082v1 genomic window:
- the LOC107275798 gene encoding protein kinase STUNTED: protein MKLRSPMSRRAPPTMLALPAPPRLGWGGRTVVVGVRDDAEGRELLTWALAMVAFAGDRVVALHVATPAAAAGADQEGAMRMAARRIRATESLAALLRAYDGFCDLNQISLELRICHGSSIKKALVNEASSYGAAHLILGVTNNSRSHLRPSSSPSSSSAAVAKYCAKRVPPSCSVLAVGNGRVVYRRDAAQQQLNQCISPLVETPRRIYRKIYRKLVRAATTITREKSQDDAAIAGGGRHLRRNISTPTSAPVSPVVAFTPRQAEVAAGWPLLSPDLKSALPEWTEMSVARWAMQLPSRCPAPSPLNPRNNSGDQATSPAITASETPSPATDEAAEQVAQELASLRNKYSSKYTMFSYSELARITSNFSPDRIIGKGGASEVYKGCCDDGKEVAVKVLKSSDKVMEELVSEMEIVSSVRHGNAMPLTGFCLDGGGGAAKIMLVYDYMARGSLEEILHGEKEGKDLFGWPERFKVAAGVARALVYLHGGDGDGRPVIHRDVKSSNILVSEDFQPKLCDFGLALWAAEAASPVTGDDVAGTFGYLAPEYFMHGKVSDKIDVYAFGVVLLELVSGRKPVSSGGGKGKESLVMWANTIIQGGKLTDLVDPSLPTDGSGVAGEVERMTLAAALCIRRSPQRRPSIANVLKLLDGDGDAVRWVRSQAGLSAGDDTDDGDGASPEKKDIQSYINLALLDVVDDSASVSSGGGDFTAANVSLEEYTKGRWSRSSSFD from the exons ATGAAGCTCAGGTCGCCGATGtcgcggcgcgcgccgccgacgatgctggcgctgccggcgccgccgcggctggggtggggagggaggacGGTGGTGGTCGGTGTACGGGACGacgcggaggggagggagctgcTCACCTGGGCGCTCGCCATGGTCGCCTTCGCCGGCGACCGCGTCGTCGCGCTCCACGtcgccacccccgccgccgcggccggcgccgatCAAGAAGGCGCCATGAgaatggcggcgaggaggatcAGAGCCACGGAATCGCTCGCCGCATTGCTCCGCGCGTACGACGGCTTCTGCGATCTCAACCAG ATCAGCCTGGAGCTCAGAATCTGCCATGGATCATCCATCAAGAAGGCTCTCGTGAACGAGGCGAGCTCCTATGGCGCGGCGCACCTCATCCTCGGCGTCACAAACAACTCCCGGAGCCATCTCCGGCCatcttcgtcgccgtcgtcctcctccgccgccgtcgcgaaGTACTGCGCGAAGAGAGTGCCTCCGAGCTGCTCGGTCCTCGCCGTCGGCAATGGCAGGGTCGTGTACAGGCGAGACGCCGCGCAGCAGCAACTCAACCAGTGCATCAGCCCAC TGGTGGAGACGCCGAGGAGGATTTACCGGAAGATTTACCGGAAGCTCGTcagagcggcgacgacgatcaCCCGCGAGAAATCCCAGGACGACGcggcgatcgccggcggcggccggcacctTCGCCGGAACAtctcgacgccgacgagcgcCCCCGTCTCGCCGGTCGTAGCGTTCACGCCACGTCaggcggaggtcgccgccggctggCCGCTCCTCTCGCCGGACCTGAAGTCCGCCTTGCCAGAGTGGACGGAGATGTCGGTGGCGCGGTGGGCAATGCAGCTGCCGAGCCGGTGTCCGGCGCCATCGCCGCTAAATCCACGCAACAACTCCGGCGACCAAGCGACCTCACCGGCCATCACCGCATCGGAAACTCCATCTCCGGCGACCGATGAAGCGGCGGAGCAGGTTGCACAAGAGCTTGCCTCGCTGAGAAACAAGTACTCATCCAAGTACACCATGTTCAGCTACAGCGAGCTTGCAAGAATCACTTCCAACTTCTCACCAG ATCGGATAATCGGCAAAGGCGGGGCGAGCGAGGTGTACAAGGGTTGCTGTGATGATGGCAAGGAGGTTGCAGTGAAGGTGCTGAAATCTTCAGACAAGGTGATGGAGGAGCTCGTCTCGGAGATGGAGATCGTCAGCTCCGTCCGCCACGGCAACGCCATGCCGCTCACCGGGTTctgcctcgacggcggcggcggcgccgccaagaTCATGCTGGTCTACGACTACATGGCGAGAGGCAGCCTCGAGGAGATCTTGCACG gtgaaaaggagggaaaagatcTGTTTGGTTGGCCGGAGAGGTTCAAGGTGGCCGCCGGAGTAGCACGAGCGCTCGTGtacctccacggcggcgacggcgacggccggccgGTGATCCACAGGGACGTCAAGTCGTCCAACATCCTCGTCTCTGAAGATTTCCAACCAAAG CTGTGTGACTTCGGCCTCGCGCTctgggcggcggaggcggcgtctcCGGTCACCGGCGACGATGTCGCCGGCACATTCGG GTACTTGGCTCCAGAGTACTTCATGCACGGCAAGGTCAGCGACAAGATCGACGTGTACGCCTtcggcgtcgtcctcctcgagctcgtCTCCGGGAGGAAGCCggtgagctccggcggcggcaagggcaagGAGAGCCTCGTCATGTGGGCGAACACCATCATACAAGGAGGAAAGCTCACTGACCTCGTCGACCCCAGCCTGCCGACGGACGgcagcggcgtcgccggcgaggtcgagaggatgaccctcgccgccgccctctgcaTCCGGCGATCGCCGCAACGCCGGCCTAGCATTGCAAAT GTTCTGAAACTgctcgacggcgatggcgacgctgTCAGGTGGGTGAGGTCGCAGGCCGGTCTGTCCGCCGGCGACGacaccgacgacggcgatggcgcttcgccggagaagaaggacATCCAGTCGTACATCAACCTTGCGCTGCTCGACGTCGTCGACGACTCGGCGTCcgtcagcagcggcggcggcgacttcacGGCGGCGAACGTGTCGCTGGAGGAGTACACGAAGGGGAGATGGAGCCGGTCATCGAGCTTCGACTGA